A genomic window from Cotesia glomerata isolate CgM1 linkage group LG7, MPM_Cglom_v2.3, whole genome shotgun sequence includes:
- the LOC123269087 gene encoding ATP-dependent DNA helicase PIF1-like: protein MSVNMLNTVELTSQEAAWYLLREPMSRSSVSIVYIPTVWPIERQRIRRTQKELDELNIDEDSTSIWKENWFDKYEKRPQEMEELSLAQFVANFTKNSQGDYIRRKQQRIIRYRNYDIASDINEYKREMVTLHIPFRNEEFEILEEMKFIRIYDENENQILERRKEFESDLDINKTIELCRKLCRENEEADDDDEIHDIATRFPEINPFQTLYDNPNSDVNSDLRLATLNKLGAIAKRKENLMPNDQYYELMKMANQKQKELLMHIIYNLQLEDPPPLQIFFTGPAGCGKTFVIKLLMEIYNRYSESDGFCNAYIACASTGKAAVAINGTTVHTALKISLSKLLPLSIEVAQQYRSLFKYVRVLIIDEISMIGAELLSQIDSRLKQITGNFEVHFGGLDIILIGDLRQLPPVRATPIYKQIKRQIAGSTLWRGLKFFELNEVMRQANQSFATILTKIGNGQLLDQEELDLIESRIYSEEEAERLCPDGIRLFFNNHSVAVQQ, encoded by the coding sequence ATGAGTGTTAATATGCTCAACACCGTTGAATTAACAAGCCAGGAAGCAGCGTGGTACCTTCTTCGTGAACCTATGTCTAGAAGTTCAGTCTCCATAGTTTATATTCCCACCGTTTGGCCTATTGAACGACAGCGTATTAGACGAACACAAAAAGAATTAGATGAATTAAATATCGATGAAGATTCAACAAGTATTTGGAAGGAAAACTGGTTTGATAAATACGAGAAGCGGCCACAAGAAATGGAAGAATTATCACTTGCACAATTCGTTgctaattttactaaaaattcgcAAGGTGATTATATTCGTCGAAAGCAACAACGCATCATTCGTTATAGGAATTATGACATAGCCTCAGATATAAATGAGTATAAAAGAGAAATGGTGACTTTGCATATCCCATTTCGGAATGAAGAATTCGAGATTCTTGAAGAGATGAAATTTATTAGGATTTACGAcgaaaatgaaaatcaaattctgGAGCGACGTAAAGAGTTTGAATCTGACTTAGACATTAATAAAACTATAGAGCTATGCCGAAAACTATGTCGCGAAAATGAAGAAGCAGACGATGACGATGAGATTCATGATATTGCCACTAGATTTCCAGAAATTAATCCATTCCAAACGCTATATGACAATCCGAATTCGGATGTAAACAGTGATTTACGTCTCGCAACCCTAAATAAACTTGGTGCCATTGCAAaacggaaagaaaatttaatgccTAACGACCAATATTATGAGCTGATGAAAATGGCAAACCAAAAACAAAAGGAACTTTTGATGCACATCATTTACAATCTTCAGTTGGAAGATCCTCCTCCGctgcaaatattttttacaggaCCAGCTGGATGTGGTAAaacatttgttattaaattattaatggaaaTTTATAATCGATATTCTGAAAGTGATGGGTTTTGTAATGCTTATATCGCTTGTGCTTCTACTGGTAAAGCTGCTGTGGCTATCAATGGGACAACAGTACACACTGCACTGAAGATAAGTCTTTCAAAGTTGCTTCCTTTATCAATTGAAGTAGCCCAACAATATAGAtcactttttaaatatgttcGTGTATTGATTATCGATGAAATTAGTATGATTGGAGCCGAGTTGTTGTCCCAAATAGATTCAAGGTTAAAGCAAATCACCGGTAATTTTGAAGTCCATTTTGGTggattagatataattttgattGGTGATCTACGTCAACTACCGCCAGTTCGTGCTACCCCaatttacaaacaaataaaacgACAAATAGCAGGTTCAACACTATGGCGAGggttgaaatttttcgaactAAACGAAGTTATGCGACAAGCTAATCAAAGTTTTGcaacaatattaacaaaaattggtAATGGACAGTTGTTAGATCAGGAAGAGCTAGATTTAATTGAGTCACGGATTTACTCTGAAGAAGAAGCTGAGAGACTTTGTCCAGACGGTATacgattgttttttaataatcattcaGTTGCTgtacaacaataa
- the LOC123269086 gene encoding uncharacterized protein LOC123269086, translating to MPKTNAEMCRQYRRKKNEIKMKKNSAKSSTERSREFRARKKQLLNNQNRWSDISVNVTDVINDHSQQQNSVPTGYNLVNNDYNPPVDVQPEIPYSRFRRNKFAHKEFNDKFLNNMFGHKCSVCDRLWFKLDLKSPRAEDEQLLRVIVENYNTVEDILLCNTCYQAIGRKVIPIMSTYNGFKYEKIPEVLPPLDLISERLVSPRVPFMQIRRLRHVHGQYGIYGQIINVPVEVNNMVKLLPRNVDDDYCINVHIKRKIIHRSSYLMGLVNKRTIRAWLQYLLQTPLYLFYDIKIDESFFNNNSNNEIDLEEMSEDIPVEESLTAQQKTLLWNEDMYLRIAPGEYNIPKSIIFDEHAEELSFPSIYLGHFRKFREGVNATPFAIATSELRRSDRRGVTPHHLLYLAMKIMRLRVLDSLTIAFKHVGKNTNITRQQVESADYINNCIESNLAFLRSIPNSVWYWSDRKEIFCDDSATRKTYDVSYFECQ from the exons atgccGAAAACTAATGCCGAAATGTGTCGTCAATATCGacgcaaaaaaaatgaaattaaaatgaaaaaaaattcagcaaaAAGTTCAACAGAACGTAGTCGCGAGTTTCGTGCacgtaaaaaacaattattgaaCAATCAAAATAGATGGTCTGATATAAGTGTCAATGTGACTGATGTAATAAATG aCCACTCTCAGCAACAAAATAGTGTTCCAACGGGatataatttagtaaataatgatt ataACCCTCCAGTAGATGTACAGCCAGAAATTCCATACTCACGGTTTCGTCGAAATAAGTTTgctcataaagaatttaacgacaagtttttaaacaatatgTTTGGTCATAAGTGCTCCGTTTGTGATCGATTGTGGTTTAAGTTAGATTTAAAATCACCACGTGCTGAAGATGAACAATTATTAAGGGTAATAgttgaaaattacaatacagTTGAAGATATTTTACTGTGCAACACGTGTTACCAAGCAATTGGGAGGAAAGTGATTCCTATAATGTCTACTTATAACggttttaaatatgaaaaaatacctGAGGTTTTACCACCGCTTGACTTAATTTCGGAAAGACTTGTCTCACCACGAGTTCCATTTATGCAAATTCGACGGTTACGACATGTTCATGGGCAATATGGAATTTATGGACAAATCATTAATGTACCAGTCGAGGTAAACAATATGGTAAAACTCTTACCCCGTAATGTCGATGATGATTACTGTATTAACGTAcacattaaaagaaaaataatacatagATCAAGCTATTTAATGGGACTAGTTAATAAAAGGACAATTCGTGCATGGCTTCAGTATTTGCTTCAAACtccactttatttattttacgatattaaaattgatgaaagcttcttcaacaataatagtaataatgaaATCGATCTAGAAGAAATGAGTGAAGATATACCGGTCGAAGAGAGTCTAACAGCACAACAGAAAACTCTACTTTGGAATGAAGATATGTATTTACGGATCGCTCCTGGAGAATATAATATTCccaaaagtataatttttgatgaacATGCCGAAGAACTTTCTTTCCCATCGATTTATTTGGGTCATTTCCGAAAATTCAGAGAGGGAGTAAATGCAACACCGTTCGCAATAGCAACTAGCGAATTACGAAGATCAGATCGGCGTGGAGTTACTCCACATCATTTATTATATCTAGCAATGAAAATTATGAGGTTAAGAGTTCTTGACTCGCTTACGATTGCATTTAAACATGTGggaaaaaatactaatattaCACGGCAGCAAGTTGAGTCAGCTGACtacattaataattgtatCGAAAGTAATTTAGCTTTTCTGCGCTCAATACCAAATTCAGTATGGTATTGGAGCGATCGAAAAGAGATCTTTTGCGATGATTCGGCAACTAGGAAAACCTACGATGTTTCTTACTTTGAGTGCCAATGA